The Streptomyces sp. 135 sequence GGATCAAGCAGCTCGACCATGGCAGCCGGCGGGCCGGTTGCCATAGGTAAAGAGGAAGGCGAGGTGCTTGTTCACGGGGCCAGTATGCCCCCACGCCCGTGGGCCGGGTCAATCCGTTCGGCGGGCGGCTCGGATATTGAGACGGCTGTCCAGACAGTGCTCACCGGGGGCAAGGTCCGTCGGATGCGACGAGGAAGGCCACGTCGAGCCCGGTAGAATCGACAAAACAGACCCCCTGCACACGCACTGAGCCTCTCGCTCATCGCTCAACGCCGGAAGGCCGCCGCCGTGCCATCAGCGCCCCACGCTGCCGCCGCTCCCGACACCGTTCTGGTCGTCGACTTCGGAGCGCAGTACGCCCAGCTCATCGCCCGTCGCGTCCGTGAGGCACGGGTCTACAGCGAGATCGTGCCGAGCACGATGCCCGTCTCCGAGATGCTCGCCAAGAAGCCCGCGGCGATAATCCTCTCCGGCGGCCCGTCTTCGGTGTACGCGGAGCACGCGCCCACCCTGGACCGCGCCCTCTTCGAGGCCGGTGTCCCCGTCTTCGGCATGTGCTATGGCTTCCAGCTGATGGCGGCCACCCTCGGCGGCACCGTCGACAACACCGGCGCGCGCGAGTACGGCCGTACGCCGCTCGCCGTCTCCAAGGCCGGCTCCACCCTCTTCGAGGGGACGCCCACCGAGCAGTCCGTGTGGATGTCGCACGGCGACGCGTGCAGCGCGGCGCCCGAGGGCTTCACGGTCACCGCGTCCACGGACGTCGTGCCGGTCGCCGCCTTCGAGGACGACGAGAAGAAGCTGTACGGCGTGCAGTACCACCCCGAGGTGATGCACTCCACGCACGGCCAGCAGGTCCTGGAGCACTTCCTCTACCGCGGCGCCGGCCTCAAGCCGGACTGGACGACCGGCAACGTCATCGACGAGCAGGTCGCCGCGATCCGCGAGCAGGTCGGCACCAAGCGCGCGATCTGCGGCCTGTCCGGCGGTGTGGACTCCGCCGTCGCCGCCGCCCTCGTGCAGAAGGCCATCGGCTCGCAGCTGACCTGCGTGTACGTCGACCACGGCCTGATGCGCAAGGACGAGACCGAACAGGTCGAGAAGGACTTCGTCGCCGCGACCGGCGTGCAGCTGAAGGTCGTCGACGCCCAGGAGCGGTTCCTCGCCGCGCTCGCCGGGGTCTCCGACCCCGAGGAGAAGCGGAAGATCATCGGCCGCGAGTTCATCCGGGTCTTCGAGCAGGCCCAGGCGGAGATCATCGCCGAGGCCCCCGGCGACCAGCCGGTCGAGTTCCTGGTCCAGGGCACGCTCTACCCCGACGTGGTCGAGTCCGGCGGCGGCACCGGCACGGCGAACATCAAGTCCCACCACAACGTGGGTGGCCTCCCCGAGGACCTCGAGTTCAAGCTCATCGAGCCGCTGCGCAAGCTGTTCAAGGACGAGGTCCGGATGGTCGGCGCCGAGCTCGGCCTGCCGGACGAGATCGTCCAGCGCCAGCCGTTCCCGGGCCCCGGCCTCGGTATCCGCATCGTCGGTGAGGTCACCAAGGAACGCCTCGACCTGCTGCGCGAGGCCGACGCCATCGCCCGTGAGGAACTGACGAAGGCCGGTCTCGACCGCGACATCTGGCAGTGCCCGGTCGTGCTGCTGGCGGACGTCCGCAGCGTCGGCGTCCAGGGCGACGGCCGCACCTACGGCCACCCGATCGTGCTGCGCCCCGTCTCGTCCGAGGACGCCATGACGGCCGACTGGACGCGCATGCCGTACGACGTCCTCGCCAAGATCTCGACCCGCATCACGAACGAGGTCGCCGACGTGAACCGCGTGGTCCTCGACGTCACGTCGAAGCCGCCGGGGACCATCGAGTGGGAGTGACCTCCCGCATGCCCTGAACGGCGCCGTCCGCCTCCCCCGAGGCAGACGGCGCCGTTCGCTGCTTTGCGGGGTGTGCGGTGCGGGGAGTGCGGTGCGGGGTGTGCGGGGGTCTTCGGGGTGCGGCGTTGGTCGGGGTGCGGGAAGCCGCCGGCTGGGAGGCCGCCGGGCGGGAGGTCGCCGGGTCAGGTCCGGCGTGTCGTCCGCAGCGGCGCGCCCGGCTTCCACAGCTGCACCGCCAGGTACTTCCCGTCCTCGATGTACGTGCGGACCACCTCCGTCAGTTCGGTGCGGAAGAGATGGAACGCCGTCGGATCCGGCGGATTGACCGCGTCCGCATACCGCGCGACGACCTGCGGGTCCCGCACCTCGACCGCCCGGCCCGCGATACGGACGTCGCCTTCCGCCATCTCCGGATCGGACCCCGGATTCGACTGGAGCGCGAAGCGCGGGTCCCGGCGCAGGTCCAGCGCCTTGCGGGAG is a genomic window containing:
- the guaA gene encoding glutamine-hydrolyzing GMP synthase; this encodes MPSAPHAAAAPDTVLVVDFGAQYAQLIARRVREARVYSEIVPSTMPVSEMLAKKPAAIILSGGPSSVYAEHAPTLDRALFEAGVPVFGMCYGFQLMAATLGGTVDNTGAREYGRTPLAVSKAGSTLFEGTPTEQSVWMSHGDACSAAPEGFTVTASTDVVPVAAFEDDEKKLYGVQYHPEVMHSTHGQQVLEHFLYRGAGLKPDWTTGNVIDEQVAAIREQVGTKRAICGLSGGVDSAVAAALVQKAIGSQLTCVYVDHGLMRKDETEQVEKDFVAATGVQLKVVDAQERFLAALAGVSDPEEKRKIIGREFIRVFEQAQAEIIAEAPGDQPVEFLVQGTLYPDVVESGGGTGTANIKSHHNVGGLPEDLEFKLIEPLRKLFKDEVRMVGAELGLPDEIVQRQPFPGPGLGIRIVGEVTKERLDLLREADAIAREELTKAGLDRDIWQCPVVLLADVRSVGVQGDGRTYGHPIVLRPVSSEDAMTADWTRMPYDVLAKISTRITNEVADVNRVVLDVTSKPPGTIEWE
- a CDS encoding pyridoxamine 5'-phosphate oxidase family protein; translation: MSYNWEAFAAAEPGLAEIVEKRFGAFTHHVLATLRKDGSPRTSGLEVRFLSGELWLGMMPGSRKALDLRRDPRFALQSNPGSDPEMAEGDVRIAGRAVEVRDPQVVARYADAVNPPDPTAFHLFRTELTEVVRTYIEDGKYLAVQLWKPGAPLRTTRRT